Proteins from one Caulobacter sp. 73W genomic window:
- a CDS encoding pentapeptide repeat-containing protein codes for MSRTAFALSALILLAASGNAHALAPNGEKDVARMISLSGSCSGCDLSGKKLLNARINGANFQSAKMVGADMRGAKIVGSNFASADLSRADMRGAYIMGANFQSAELSGAQMEGIEATGSNFVSASLRRVDLRSAELRGVNFTNAELSEADLRHGELHGVVLVKTNASRADFRNAEMNGSNLSGGDFSNADFRNADLTGAVFNGGDFRGASFQNADLSGVSLHGADLSRAKGLTQDQLDEACANGSTRLPSGLSARGCTRHRRIVIDAAEAGRIKAEAMAAAAEARANAAAMVRAAPRPPAPPKPPRN; via the coding sequence ATGTCGCGTACCGCCTTCGCCCTCTCCGCCCTGATCCTGCTCGCCGCGAGCGGGAACGCGCACGCCCTTGCGCCGAATGGGGAAAAGGACGTGGCCCGCATGATCTCGCTCAGCGGGTCGTGCAGCGGATGTGATCTGTCCGGCAAGAAGCTGCTCAACGCCCGCATCAACGGGGCCAACTTCCAGAGCGCCAAGATGGTTGGCGCCGACATGCGCGGCGCCAAGATCGTCGGCTCCAACTTCGCCAGCGCCGACCTGTCGCGCGCCGACATGCGCGGGGCCTACATCATGGGCGCCAACTTCCAGTCCGCCGAGCTGTCCGGCGCCCAGATGGAAGGCATCGAGGCTACCGGCTCCAACTTCGTCAGCGCCAGCCTGCGCCGCGTCGATCTGCGCAGCGCCGAGCTGCGGGGCGTCAACTTCACCAACGCCGAGCTGTCTGAAGCCGACCTGCGCCACGGCGAGCTGCACGGCGTGGTCCTGGTCAAGACCAACGCCAGCCGGGCCGACTTCCGCAATGCCGAAATGAACGGCTCCAACCTCAGTGGCGGCGACTTCTCCAATGCCGATTTCCGCAACGCCGACCTGACCGGCGCGGTCTTCAACGGCGGCGACTTCCGCGGCGCCAGCTTCCAGAACGCCGACCTCAGCGGCGTCTCGCTCCACGGCGCCGACCTGTCGCGGGCAAAGGGGCTGACCCAGGACCAGCTCGACGAAGCCTGCGCGAACGGCAGCACTCGCCTACCCTCCGGTCTCAGCGCCCGCGGCTGCACCCGTCATCGCCGGATCGTCATCGACGCCGCGGAGGCGGGCCGCATCAAGGCCGAAGCCATGGCCGCCGCCGCCGAGGCCCGGGCCAACGCCGCCGCCATGGTCCGCGCCGCTCCGCGGCCGCCGGCTCCGCCCAAGCCGCCGCGCAACTGA
- the accC gene encoding acetyl-CoA carboxylase biotin carboxylase subunit, translated as MFDKILIANRGEIALRVHRACKEMGIATVAVHSEADRNSMWVRLADESVCIGPAPAAKSYLNIPSIIAAAEITGAQAIHPGYGFLSENARFAEIVGAHGFTFIGPKPEHIRVMGDKITAKQTVKDAGIPVVPGSDGGVATVEEALAAAEHIGFPVLIKAASGGGGRGMKVALDRESLGEAVATAQAEAAAAFGDGTVYMERYLQKPRHIELQVIADSHGNVVHLGERDCSLQRRHQKVLEEAPSPVIDAAARAKIGKVVVDAVRAIGYLGVGTIEFLYEDGEFFFIEMNTRLQVEHPVTEAITGIDLVREQIRIAAGLPLSFTQEDVVFEGHAIECRINAENARTFTPSPGTVTDFHAPGGLGVRLDSAIYAGYSIPPYYDSLIGKLIVHGRDRAECIARLKRCLGEVVVGGIETTTPLFQDLLNQQDILDGDYNIHWLENWIKAQA; from the coding sequence ATGTTCGACAAGATCCTTATCGCGAACCGCGGCGAGATCGCCCTGCGGGTCCACCGCGCCTGCAAGGAAATGGGCATCGCCACCGTGGCGGTCCATTCCGAGGCCGACCGCAACTCCATGTGGGTGCGCCTAGCTGACGAAAGCGTCTGCATCGGCCCGGCTCCGGCGGCGAAAAGCTACCTGAACATCCCGTCGATCATCGCGGCCGCCGAAATCACCGGCGCCCAGGCGATCCACCCGGGCTATGGCTTCCTGTCCGAGAACGCCCGCTTCGCCGAGATCGTTGGCGCGCACGGCTTCACCTTCATCGGCCCCAAGCCCGAGCATATCCGGGTCATGGGCGACAAGATCACCGCCAAGCAGACGGTGAAGGACGCCGGCATCCCGGTCGTTCCGGGCTCCGACGGCGGCGTCGCCACCGTTGAAGAGGCCCTGGCGGCCGCCGAGCACATCGGCTTCCCCGTGCTGATCAAGGCCGCCTCCGGCGGCGGCGGACGCGGCATGAAGGTCGCCCTGGACCGCGAGTCCCTGGGCGAGGCTGTCGCCACCGCCCAGGCCGAGGCCGCCGCGGCCTTCGGCGACGGCACGGTCTATATGGAGCGCTACCTCCAGAAGCCGCGCCACATCGAGCTTCAGGTCATCGCCGACAGCCACGGCAACGTGGTGCACCTGGGTGAACGCGACTGCTCCCTGCAGCGCCGCCACCAGAAGGTGCTGGAAGAAGCCCCGTCGCCGGTCATCGACGCCGCCGCCCGCGCCAAGATCGGCAAGGTCGTGGTCGACGCCGTGCGCGCCATCGGCTACCTCGGCGTCGGCACCATCGAGTTCCTGTACGAAGACGGCGAGTTCTTCTTCATCGAGATGAACACCCGCCTGCAGGTCGAACACCCGGTCACCGAAGCCATCACCGGCATCGACCTGGTGCGCGAGCAGATCCGCATCGCCGCCGGCCTGCCTCTGTCCTTCACCCAGGAAGACGTCGTCTTCGAAGGCCACGCCATCGAGTGCCGCATCAACGCCGAGAACGCGCGGACCTTCACCCCCTCCCCGGGCACGGTGACGGACTTCCACGCCCCCGGCGGCCTGGGCGTGCGCCTGGATAGCGCGATCTACGCCGGCTATTCGATCCCGCCCTACTATGACAGCCTGATCGGCAAGCTGATCGTTCACGGCCGCGACCGCGCCGAGTGCATCGCCCGCCTGAAGCGCTGCCTGGGCGAGGTGGTCGTCGGCGGCATCGAGACCACGACGCCGCTGTTCCAGGACCTGCTGAACCAGCAGGACATCCTCGACGGCGACTACAACATCCACTGGCTGGAAAACTGGATCAAAGCGCAGGCCTGA
- the aspS gene encoding aspartate--tRNA ligase: MHAYRSHTCGQLRASDTGAQVRLSGWIHRKRDHGGLVFIDLRDHYGLTQLVLHPETPGFDVVERLRTESVLKIDGEVIARSAETVNAGLPTGEVEVRVKAVEVLSEAAELPLPVFGEPDYPEEIRLKHRYLDLRRETLHKNIVLRSRVIQSIRNRMFAQGFNEFQTPILTASSPEGARDFLVPSRLHPEKFYALPQAPQQFKQLLMVSGFDRYFQIAPCFRDEDLRADRSLEFYQLDVEMSFVTQEDVFAAIEPVMHGVFEEFSNGKPVSPISGSHTFTNDFGQSFEHKGFERLTYAQSMAWYGSDKPDLRNPIKMQDVSAHFRDGGFGLFAKILGADEKNQVWAIPAPTGGSRAFCDRMNSWAQGEGQPGLGYVFWSEDQGGWGGPIAKNLGEPTQALMESLGLGSGDAAFFVAGDPAVFAKFAGLARTRVGTELKLVDENQFKFCWIVDFPMFEWNEEEKRVDFSHNPFSMPQGGLEALETQDPLTIRAYQYDIVCNGYELCSGAIRNHKPEIMLKAFATAGYGAEVVEEQFGGMLNAFRYGAPPHGGLAPGIDRIVMLLAEQVAIREVIAFPLNQQGQDLLMNAPAEVQERQLKELHIRTAPPIKA, from the coding sequence ATGCACGCCTATCGCTCTCATACCTGCGGCCAGCTCCGCGCCTCCGACACCGGCGCCCAGGTGCGCCTGTCCGGCTGGATCCATCGCAAGCGCGACCACGGCGGTCTGGTCTTCATCGACCTGCGCGACCACTACGGCCTGACCCAGCTGGTGCTGCACCCGGAAACCCCGGGCTTCGACGTGGTCGAGCGCCTGCGCACCGAAAGCGTGCTGAAGATCGACGGCGAAGTGATCGCCCGCTCGGCCGAGACGGTGAACGCCGGCCTGCCGACCGGCGAGGTCGAGGTTCGGGTGAAGGCGGTCGAGGTGCTGTCGGAAGCCGCCGAGCTGCCGCTGCCGGTGTTTGGCGAGCCGGATTATCCGGAAGAGATCCGCCTGAAGCACCGCTATCTCGACCTGCGCCGCGAGACGCTGCACAAGAACATCGTGCTGCGTAGCCGTGTGATCCAGTCGATCCGCAACCGCATGTTCGCGCAGGGCTTCAACGAGTTCCAGACGCCGATCCTGACCGCCTCGTCGCCGGAAGGCGCGCGCGACTTCCTGGTGCCGTCGCGCCTGCATCCCGAGAAGTTCTACGCGCTGCCGCAGGCGCCCCAGCAGTTCAAGCAGCTGCTGATGGTCTCGGGCTTCGACCGCTATTTCCAGATCGCCCCGTGCTTCCGCGACGAAGACCTGCGCGCCGACCGTTCGCTGGAATTCTACCAGCTCGACGTCGAGATGAGCTTCGTCACCCAGGAAGACGTGTTCGCGGCCATCGAGCCGGTGATGCACGGCGTCTTCGAGGAATTCTCGAACGGCAAGCCGGTTTCGCCGATCTCGGGCTCGCACACCTTCACCAACGACTTCGGCCAATCGTTCGAGCACAAGGGCTTCGAGCGCCTGACCTACGCCCAGTCGATGGCCTGGTACGGCAGCGACAAGCCGGACCTGCGCAACCCGATCAAGATGCAGGACGTCTCGGCGCACTTCCGTGACGGCGGCTTCGGCCTGTTCGCCAAGATCCTGGGCGCGGACGAGAAGAACCAGGTGTGGGCGATCCCCGCGCCGACGGGCGGCAGCCGCGCGTTCTGCGACCGCATGAACAGCTGGGCGCAGGGCGAAGGCCAACCGGGCCTGGGCTATGTGTTCTGGTCGGAAGACCAGGGCGGCTGGGGCGGTCCGATCGCCAAGAACCTGGGCGAGCCGACGCAAGCCCTGATGGAATCGCTGGGCCTCGGCTCGGGCGACGCGGCCTTCTTCGTGGCCGGCGACCCGGCCGTGTTCGCCAAGTTCGCGGGCCTGGCCCGTACCCGTGTCGGAACGGAGCTGAAGCTGGTCGACGAGAACCAGTTCAAGTTCTGCTGGATCGTCGACTTCCCGATGTTCGAGTGGAACGAGGAAGAGAAGCGCGTCGACTTCTCGCACAACCCGTTCTCGATGCCGCAGGGCGGTCTGGAGGCCCTGGAGACCCAGGACCCGCTGACCATCCGCGCCTATCAGTACGACATCGTCTGCAACGGCTACGAGCTGTGCTCGGGCGCGATCCGGAACCACAAGCCGGAGATCATGCTCAAGGCCTTCGCCACCGCCGGCTACGGCGCCGAAGTGGTCGAGGAGCAGTTCGGCGGCATGCTGAACGCCTTCCGTTATGGCGCGCCGCCGCACGGCGGTCTGGCTCCGGGCATCGACCGGATCGTCATGCTGCTGGCCGAGCAGGTCGCCATCCGCGAGGTCATCGCCTTCCCGCTGAACCAGCAGGGCCAGGACCTGCTGATGAACGCCCCGGCCGAGGTGCAGGAGCGTCAGCTGAAGGAGCTGCATATCCGCACGGCCCCGCCGATCAAGGCCTGA
- a CDS encoding type II 3-dehydroquinate dehydratase, producing the protein MSKPIYVLSGPNLNLLGQREPEIYGKDTLDDVRARCEAAAGAKGLSVVFRQTNHEGELIDWVQEARTQGCALVLNPAGYGHTSVALLDALKTLAIPIVECHLSNPAAREDFRRHTYVSLAATGVVSGFGAASYELAIAAAAGLVGAA; encoded by the coding sequence ATGTCCAAACCGATCTATGTGCTGAGCGGGCCCAATCTCAACCTGCTGGGCCAGCGCGAGCCGGAGATTTATGGGAAAGACACCCTGGACGACGTGCGCGCGCGCTGCGAAGCCGCCGCCGGAGCCAAGGGGCTGAGCGTCGTTTTCCGTCAAACCAACCATGAAGGCGAACTGATCGACTGGGTCCAGGAAGCCCGCACCCAGGGCTGCGCCCTGGTGCTGAACCCGGCCGGTTATGGTCACACTTCCGTGGCCCTCCTCGACGCGCTCAAGACTTTGGCTATACCCATTGTCGAGTGCCATCTTTCCAATCCGGCGGCGCGAGAGGATTTTCGCCGTCACACCTACGTTTCGCTCGCGGCGACGGGAGTCGTTTCCGGCTTCGGCGCGGCGAGTTATGAACTGGCTATAGCGGCCGCGGCCGGCCTCGTCGGCGCCGCCTGA
- a CDS encoding DUF2155 domain-containing protein, whose amino-acid sequence MKPARIIVGGAVLLSAAAASLAVAQQNQPRNAQPAAPPAAQVAPPAATAPAPPPASEAPPPIAVVPLPPAPAAEPAVVTPAPAEPVVEKPAIAPKPDEPLKRGRSGVAIMQALDKITAETMRFEAPIGQPIRYKNLIFTVRACETSAPDEATPDAAAYVQVVSQSRDDHGRPVGAIRNVFRGWMYASSPGVRPLEHPVYDAWLIACKASAAPAAAGKR is encoded by the coding sequence TTGAAGCCCGCGCGGATCATCGTCGGCGGCGCGGTGTTGCTGTCGGCCGCCGCCGCAAGCTTGGCTGTCGCTCAGCAGAACCAACCCCGCAACGCCCAGCCGGCCGCCCCACCGGCGGCCCAGGTCGCCCCGCCGGCCGCCACGGCTCCGGCCCCGCCGCCCGCGTCGGAAGCGCCGCCGCCAATCGCCGTGGTGCCGCTGCCGCCCGCGCCGGCCGCCGAGCCGGCCGTGGTCACCCCCGCGCCCGCCGAGCCGGTCGTTGAAAAGCCCGCCATCGCTCCCAAGCCCGATGAGCCGCTGAAGCGCGGCCGCTCTGGCGTGGCGATCATGCAGGCGCTGGACAAGATCACCGCCGAGACGATGCGCTTCGAAGCGCCGATCGGTCAGCCGATCCGCTACAAGAACCTGATCTTCACTGTGCGCGCATGCGAGACCAGCGCGCCGGACGAGGCCACGCCTGACGCCGCCGCATATGTACAGGTAGTGTCGCAGAGCCGCGACGATCATGGCCGCCCCGTCGGAGCGATCCGCAACGTGTTCCGGGGTTGGATGTACGCGTCCTCGCCGGGCGTGCGCCCGCTGGAGCATCCGGTCTATGACGCCTGGCTGATCGCCTGCAAGGCCTCGGCCGCGCCCGCCGCGGCCGGGAAGCGGTAG
- the thiS gene encoding sulfur carrier protein ThiS has translation MQLMINGEQRAVEDVKDVASLVVSLGLDVRKVAVERNLEIVPRSIYADTPLMDGDRIEIVHFIGGG, from the coding sequence ATGCAGTTGATGATCAATGGCGAACAGCGTGCGGTGGAAGACGTGAAGGACGTGGCGTCCCTCGTGGTCTCGCTCGGACTGGACGTGCGCAAGGTCGCCGTGGAGCGGAATCTGGAGATCGTGCCCCGCTCGATCTATGCCGACACGCCGCTGATGGACGGGGATCGGATAGAGATCGTCCACTTCATTGGGGGCGGGTGA
- a CDS encoding VOC family protein, protein MPDAAQAQTLEPVEVKGGVVAYLCVDGAGKAAAFYEKAFGGVIAAQYPPDENGKTMHIHMYINRSSVMLSDAYPEHGHPFVPMQGLTLMLPVTDIATWFKRAVDAGAEAKLEPQVMFWGDTYGELKDPFGVTWSMNQAA, encoded by the coding sequence ATGCCTGATGCAGCCCAAGCCCAGACCCTGGAGCCCGTAGAAGTCAAAGGCGGCGTCGTCGCCTATCTATGCGTGGATGGCGCCGGCAAGGCCGCCGCCTTCTATGAAAAGGCCTTCGGCGGTGTGATCGCCGCCCAGTATCCGCCGGACGAGAACGGCAAGACCATGCATATCCATATGTACATAAACCGAAGCTCGGTGATGCTGTCCGACGCCTATCCCGAGCACGGCCATCCCTTCGTTCCTATGCAGGGCCTCACCCTGATGCTGCCTGTCACCGACATCGCAACCTGGTTCAAACGCGCTGTCGACGCCGGGGCGGAGGCGAAGCTCGAGCCGCAGGTCATGTTCTGGGGCGACACCTACGGCGAGTTGAAGGACCCGTTCGGAGTCACCTGGAGCATGAACCAGGCGGCTTAG
- a CDS encoding ribonucleotide reductase: protein MRFVKRLSANGRAAEVELRTVETADALAGILAPKSWSDARVQAWIDWAAQLPHDLPKADTPKALIAESPAGALLAGGPDRYARRLAAHGLAQGLFAKAADAQVFREELFAALALGLVAPAALSAAPRSETVALDDLEFTAAAGRHVADVRAAACAERAAQHLAGRLAAVSDAVIRCEGDAAACADPRRNTALARAARAAREAGADDAQIADAILLARTGAATVALASPALAAPSRLFVFASRKAVEAAEPAARRAAQTGWETGRLTLAFDPLDAAALTATAPRAAIDVRGFTTEAGFDLDGFSHVVRLFTAALEIERAAAGLSASRIDLTLAGLGDYIVGLGLPYGADEGRKAAAAVYALLAAEAFHASAELGAAPVSEDDRAAVAATLRKRAQAARKLKGDIAARAGTLFSTAADHPEKLAHASVSALFDDADLALRLGAPLGAAPWTGAMTVSETADGEIVPVLSDAALNGAATLGLKDDLRAHALGVGDLREAPAIDHAALEAKGFTAHEVAAAEAILPLAGSLRAAFAPAVIEAGFVCDVLGADGDAVMDPDFDTLAFAGFTAAEIAAAEAHALGARRLSDAPFLGEKAQSVFAEPTEIALPARLAMTQAIEAFVCTPAVFALELDFADTPTEAARLQAAAARAGLRALRLTRAAAPASFALDLPEIEEAPRRRLEAAPEVRERIVEKIVERDRSRRKLPDRRKGYIQKAAVGGHKVYIHTGEYDDGELGEIFIDMHKEGAAFRSLMNNFAIAVSIGLQHGVPLDEFVEAFVYTRFEPAGPVTGNDSIRSATSILDYIFRELGVSYLDRDDLANADPSEFNADGLGVGKNAPEGGEDETPQPASKFISKGFSRGAAPDNLVLLPFGGRKAESPTTAGVSASMCASCGDQAVVQRGGMAVCDTCGAQAGRSDGGAINSN, encoded by the coding sequence ATGCGGTTCGTAAAGCGTCTTTCGGCCAACGGTCGTGCAGCGGAGGTCGAGCTTCGCACGGTCGAGACCGCGGACGCCCTCGCGGGAATCCTGGCTCCCAAGAGCTGGTCCGACGCCCGCGTGCAGGCCTGGATCGACTGGGCCGCCCAGCTTCCCCACGACCTGCCCAAGGCCGACACGCCCAAGGCCCTGATCGCCGAATCTCCCGCCGGCGCCCTGCTGGCCGGCGGCCCCGACCGCTACGCCCGCCGCCTCGCCGCCCACGGCCTGGCCCAAGGCCTGTTCGCCAAGGCCGCCGACGCGCAGGTCTTCCGCGAGGAGCTGTTCGCCGCCCTGGCGCTGGGCCTCGTAGCCCCCGCCGCGCTCTCCGCCGCGCCGCGTAGCGAGACCGTCGCCCTCGACGACCTGGAATTCACCGCCGCCGCCGGCCGTCACGTGGCCGATGTCCGCGCCGCCGCCTGCGCCGAGCGCGCCGCCCAGCATCTGGCCGGCCGCCTGGCCGCCGTCTCGGACGCCGTGATCCGCTGCGAAGGCGACGCCGCCGCCTGCGCCGATCCGCGCCGCAACACCGCCCTGGCCCGGGCCGCTCGAGCCGCGCGGGAAGCCGGCGCCGACGACGCCCAGATCGCCGACGCCATCCTGCTGGCCCGAACCGGCGCGGCGACCGTCGCCCTGGCTTCCCCCGCCCTGGCCGCTCCGTCGCGCCTGTTCGTCTTCGCCAGCCGCAAGGCGGTCGAGGCCGCCGAACCCGCCGCCCGCCGCGCCGCCCAGACGGGCTGGGAGACGGGCCGCCTGACCCTGGCCTTTGATCCTCTCGACGCCGCCGCCCTCACCGCCACCGCACCCCGCGCCGCGATCGACGTCCGCGGCTTCACGACCGAGGCCGGCTTCGACCTCGACGGCTTCTCCCATGTGGTCCGCCTGTTCACGGCGGCCCTCGAGATTGAGCGCGCCGCCGCCGGTTTGAGCGCCAGCCGCATCGACCTGACCTTGGCCGGCTTGGGCGATTACATCGTCGGCCTCGGCCTGCCCTATGGCGCCGATGAAGGCCGCAAGGCCGCCGCCGCCGTCTATGCCCTGCTCGCGGCCGAAGCCTTCCACGCCTCCGCCGAACTCGGCGCCGCCCCGGTGAGCGAGGACGACCGCGCCGCCGTGGCCGCGACCTTGCGCAAGCGCGCCCAGGCCGCCCGCAAGCTGAAGGGCGACATCGCCGCCCGCGCCGGCACGCTATTCAGCACCGCCGCCGATCACCCGGAAAAGCTGGCCCACGCGTCAGTCAGCGCCCTGTTCGACGACGCCGACCTGGCCCTGCGCCTCGGCGCACCCCTGGGCGCCGCGCCCTGGACCGGCGCCATGACGGTGTCCGAGACCGCCGACGGCGAGATTGTCCCCGTCCTGTCCGACGCCGCCCTCAATGGCGCGGCCACCCTGGGCCTCAAGGATGACCTGCGCGCCCACGCCCTGGGCGTCGGCGACCTGCGCGAGGCTCCGGCCATCGACCATGCCGCGCTGGAGGCCAAGGGCTTCACCGCCCACGAGGTCGCCGCCGCCGAAGCGATCCTGCCGCTGGCCGGCTCCCTGCGCGCCGCCTTCGCCCCGGCTGTCATCGAGGCCGGCTTCGTTTGCGACGTCCTCGGCGCCGACGGCGATGCGGTCATGGACCCGGATTTCGACACCCTGGCCTTCGCCGGCTTCACCGCCGCCGAGATCGCCGCCGCCGAGGCCCACGCCCTGGGCGCCCGCCGCCTGTCCGACGCCCCGTTCCTGGGCGAGAAGGCCCAGTCGGTGTTCGCGGAGCCGACGGAGATCGCCCTGCCCGCCCGTCTGGCCATGACGCAGGCGATCGAGGCCTTTGTCTGCACGCCCGCCGTCTTCGCGCTGGAGCTGGATTTCGCCGACACCCCGACCGAGGCCGCGCGCCTGCAGGCCGCCGCCGCCCGCGCCGGGCTCCGCGCCCTGCGCCTGACCCGCGCCGCCGCCCCGGCCAGCTTCGCCCTCGACCTGCCCGAGATCGAGGAAGCGCCTCGCCGACGCCTGGAGGCCGCCCCGGAGGTCCGCGAGCGGATCGTCGAGAAGATCGTCGAGCGCGACCGCTCCCGTCGCAAGCTGCCCGACCGCCGCAAGGGCTACATCCAAAAGGCGGCCGTCGGCGGCCACAAGGTCTACATCCACACCGGCGAGTACGACGACGGCGAATTGGGCGAGATTTTCATCGACATGCACAAGGAAGGCGCCGCCTTCCGGTCGCTGATGAACAACTTCGCCATCGCAGTCTCCATCGGCCTGCAGCACGGCGTGCCCCTGGACGAGTTCGTCGAGGCCTTCGTCTACACCCGGTTCGAGCCGGCCGGCCCGGTGACCGGCAACGACTCGATCCGCTCGGCCACCTCGATACTCGACTACATCTTCCGCGAGCTCGGCGTGTCCTATCTGGACCGCGACGACCTGGCCAACGCCGACCCGTCGGAGTTCAACGCCGACGGCCTGGGCGTCGGCAAGAACGCGCCGGAGGGGGGCGAGGACGAAACGCCGCAGCCGGCCTCCAAATTCATCTCCAAGGGCTTCTCCCGCGGCGCGGCACCAGACAACTTGGTCTTGCTGCCCTTCGGCGGCCGCAAGGCTGAAAGCCCTACTACGGCGGGGGTTTCCGCTTCCATGTGCGCCTCATGCGGTGATCAGGCCGTGGTCCAGCGGGGCGGAATGGCCGTCTGCGACACCTGCGGCGCACAGGCCGGACGATCCGACGGCGGGGCCATTAACTCGAATTAA
- a CDS encoding NADH:ubiquinone oxidoreductase subunit NDUFA12 — translation MLKSIFTWWNQGTVGLRFTVSRLGRLVGTDEYGNRYFEARDDRESYDKGRKRRWVIFRGYADASKVPAEWHGWLHYTLDEVPTAQPLPRKEWEKDHLPNLTGTVHAWRPKGSIARGGERQAATGDYQAWSPE, via the coding sequence CTGCTGAAATCGATCTTCACTTGGTGGAACCAAGGCACTGTCGGCCTGCGCTTCACCGTCAGCCGCCTGGGCCGCCTGGTCGGCACGGACGAGTACGGCAACCGCTACTTCGAAGCCCGCGACGATCGCGAGAGCTATGACAAGGGCCGCAAGCGCCGCTGGGTGATCTTCCGCGGCTATGCCGACGCCTCGAAGGTGCCGGCCGAATGGCACGGCTGGCTGCACTACACCCTGGACGAGGTCCCGACCGCCCAGCCGCTGCCGCGCAAGGAATGGGAAAAGGATCACCTGCCCAACCTGACCGGCACCGTCCACGCCTGGCGCCCGAAGGGCTCCATCGCGCGCGGCGGCGAGCGGCAGGCCGCGACCGGCGACTATCAGGCCTGGTCGCCGGAGTAA
- the accB gene encoding acetyl-CoA carboxylase biotin carboxyl carrier protein codes for MSTPKAPADSIDARLVRKLADILSDTGLTEIEVEQGELRIRVAREVTTVAAAPVAYAAAPAPVAAPAPTAAPAVAAAPAAEAAPAAARGDAVKSPMVGTAYLAPQPGADNFIKVGDKVAAGQTLLIVEAMKTMNPIPAPKGGTVVEILVGDAQPVEFGEPLVVIE; via the coding sequence ATGTCCACGCCCAAGGCCCCAGCGGATTCCATCGACGCGCGTCTGGTGCGCAAACTGGCCGACATCCTGTCCGACACCGGTCTGACCGAGATCGAGGTCGAACAAGGCGAACTGCGCATCCGCGTCGCCCGTGAGGTGACGACCGTCGCCGCCGCCCCGGTCGCCTACGCCGCCGCGCCTGCTCCGGTCGCCGCGCCGGCCCCGACCGCCGCTCCGGCTGTCGCCGCCGCCCCCGCCGCTGAGGCCGCTCCGGCCGCCGCCCGCGGCGACGCCGTGAAGTCGCCGATGGTCGGCACCGCCTACCTGGCCCCGCAGCCGGGCGCCGACAACTTCATCAAGGTTGGCGACAAGGTCGCCGCCGGTCAGACCCTGCTGATCGTCGAAGCCATGAAGACCATGAACCCGATCCCGGCCCCCAAGGGCGGCACGGTGGTCGAGATCCTGGTGGGCGACGCCCAGCCCGTCGAGTTCGGCGAGCCGCTCGTCGTCATCGAGTAG
- the aat gene encoding leucyl/phenylalanyl-tRNA--protein transferase — protein MADARDDDRVFLIDPERRGVLPFERFHVPRRLARTLRGEPFTIRIDTAFDAVVEACAEARPDRPETWINHPIQMMYRELYLQGLAHSVECWRDGELVGGLYGVSLGGAFFGESMFSRATDASKVALVHLVARLIAGGFVLLDTQFLTDHLARFGTMEVPRDKYRRRLEAALAVDADFYRFPAAAGAAEALQAISQAS, from the coding sequence ATGGCGGACGCCCGCGACGATGACCGCGTCTTCCTCATTGATCCGGAGCGCCGGGGGGTCCTGCCCTTCGAGCGCTTCCACGTCCCGCGCCGTCTCGCCCGCACCCTGCGCGGCGAGCCCTTCACCATCCGCATCGACACCGCCTTCGACGCCGTGGTCGAGGCCTGCGCCGAGGCGCGGCCGGACCGGCCGGAGACCTGGATCAACCATCCGATCCAGATGATGTACCGCGAGCTGTACCTGCAGGGCCTCGCCCACAGCGTCGAATGCTGGCGTGACGGCGAACTGGTGGGCGGCCTCTACGGAGTCTCTCTGGGCGGCGCGTTCTTCGGCGAAAGCATGTTCAGCCGCGCCACGGACGCCAGCAAGGTGGCCCTGGTCCACCTCGTCGCGCGTCTGATCGCCGGCGGTTTCGTCCTGCTGGACACGCAGTTCCTCACCGACCACCTGGCGCGGTTCGGGACAATGGAAGTCCCCCGGGACAAGTATCGCCGGCGGCTGGAAGCCGCCCTGGCGGTGGACGCCGACTTCTACCGCTTCCCGGCCGCGGCGGGCGCGGCCGAGGCCTTGCAGGCGATCAGCCAGGCGTCATAG